From a single Ailuropoda melanoleuca isolate Jingjing chromosome 12, ASM200744v2, whole genome shotgun sequence genomic region:
- the KDELR1 gene encoding ER lumen protein-retaining receptor 1 yields MNLFRFLGDLSHLLAIILLLLKIWKSRSCAGISGKSQVLFAVVFTARYLDLFTNYISLYNTCMKVVYIACSFTTVWMIYSKFKATYDGNHDTFRVEFLVVPTAILAFLVNHDFTPLEILWTFSIYLESVAILPQLFMVSKTGEAETITSHYLFALGVYRTLYLFNWIWRYHFEGFFDLIAIVAGLVQTVLYCDFFYLYITKVLKGKKLSLPA; encoded by the exons ATGAATCTCTTCCGATTCCTGGGAGACCTCTCCCACCTCCTAGCCATCATCTTGCTACTGCTCAAAATCTGGAAGTCCCGCTCTTGTGCCG GGATTTCAGGGAAGAGCCAGGTCCTGTTTGCTGTGGTGTTCACTGCCCGATACCTGGACCTCTTCACCAACTACATCTCACTGTACAACACGTGCATGAAG GTGGTCTACATTGCCTGTTCCTTCACCACAGTCTGGATGATTTACAGCAAGTTCAAAGCCACTTATGACGGGAACCACGACACATTCCGGGTGGAGTTCCTCGTTGTTCCCACGGCCATCCTGGCGTTCCTGGTCAACCATGACTTCACCCCTCTGGAG ATCCTCTGGACCTTCTCCATCTACCTGGAGTCGGTAGCCATCCTGCCCCAGCTGTTCATGGTGAGCAAGACCGGGGAGGCCGAGACCATCACCAGCCACTACCTGTTCGCGCTGGGTGTCTACCGCACGCTCTATCTCTTCAACTGGATCTGGCGCTACCACTTCGAGGGCTTCTTCGACCTCATCGCCATCGTGGCGGGCCTAGTCCAGACTGTCCTCTACTGCGATTTCTTCTACCTCTACATCACCAAAG TCCTCAAAGGGAAGAAGCTGAGTTTGCCGGCGTAG